One window of Bacillus sp. THAF10 genomic DNA carries:
- a CDS encoding anti-repressor SinI family protein, translating to MAENMTIEMTENLDKEWVDLIANALEMGITSDEIREFLHTYRNHSADKL from the coding sequence ATGGCGGAAAACATGACGATTGAAATGACAGAAAATTTAGATAAAGAATGGGTAGATCTAATTGCGAATGCATTAGAAATGGGTATTACTTCTGATGAAATTAGAGAATTCTTACATACTTATCGCAATCATTCTGCAGATAAGCTCTAA
- a CDS encoding helix-turn-helix domain-containing protein, with translation MIGERIKKYREQRKLSMSELAERAGVAKSYLSSIERNLQSNPSVQFLEKISSVLGVSVNTLLHDENDAQAKENLDREWASLVKEAMDSGVTKDQFKEFLEFNRWKMNQENK, from the coding sequence ATGATTGGTGAACGAATAAAAAAATATAGAGAACAAAGAAAGCTGTCCATGTCCGAACTAGCCGAACGCGCTGGTGTAGCTAAATCATACCTTAGTTCCATCGAACGGAACTTACAATCTAATCCTTCCGTTCAATTTCTAGAAAAAATCTCTTCTGTGCTTGGTGTATCTGTCAACACCCTTTTACATGACGAAAATGATGCACAAGCTAAAGAAAACCTCGACCGAGAATGGGCCTCCCTTGTAAAAGAAGCCATGGACTCCGGCGTTACGAAGGATCAATTTAAAGAGTTCTTAGAATTTAATAGATGGAAAATGAATCAAGAAAACAAATAA